A genome region from Cutaneotrichosporon cavernicola HIS019 DNA, chromosome: 5 includes the following:
- the GLC3 gene encoding uncharacterized protein (Carbohydrate-binding module 48 (Isoamylase N-terminal domain)) encodes MPDDGTGVIQIDPWLEPYAPAIRNRYTEYKKALDFINQHEGGLDKFSQGYKTLGFTIDDKGGVTYREWAPGATEARLIGDFNGWSHTANPMTKSQFGVWECYVPPKSPGVPAIPHDSMLKISMTTPSGDSIDRLPAWITRVTQDLNVSPVYDARFWNPPEAETYKFKHGHSTNPVDGLKIYEAHVGISSPAQRVTTYKEFENDVLPRIKALGYNTIQMMAVMEHAYYASFGYQVTSFFAASSRYGTPEDLKSLIDKAHGMGITVLLDVVHSHACKNILDGLNMFDGTDHCYFHEGARGRHDLWDSRLFNYGHPEVQRFLLSNLRFWMDEFKFDGFRFDGVTSMMYKHHGMGVGFSGGYHEYFGDDVDLEAMTYLMLANKMIHDLYPHAITIAEDVSGMPTLCRPVPEGGVGFDYRLSMAIPDMWIKILKEQSDDEWEMGNIVHTLTNRRHLERSVAYAESHDQALVGDKTLAFWLMDKEMYDFMSVLSPLTPIIDRGLALHKMIRFITHALGGEAYLNFEGNEFGHPEWMDFPREGNGNSFAHARRQFNLVDDDLLRYKFLNRFDGAMNNLESKYRWLSAPQAYVSLKHEGDKVIVFERAGLLFIFNFHPTNSFTDYRVGVDQPGKYHVVLNTDDEAFGGHSRVDGSGEYFTTDMEWNGRRNFVQVYIPSRSALVLSL; translated from the exons ATGCCTGATGACG gaACCGGCGTCATCCAGATCGATCCTTG GCTCGAGCCCTACGCCCCGGCCATCCGCAATCGCTACACTGAGTACAAGAAGGCCCTCGACTTTATCAACCAGCACGAGGGTGGCCTTGACAAGTTCAGCCAAGGGTATAAGACTCTCGGTTTCACCATCGACGACAAAGGCGGTGTGACCTACAGGGAGTGGGCGCCTGGTGCGACAGAGGCCCGCCTTATTGGCGACTTCA ATGGCTGGTCGCACACCGCCAACCCCATGACCAAGTCGCAGTTCGGTGTGTGGGAGTGTTACGTTCCTCCCAAGAGCCCGGGTGTGCCGGCCATCCCTCATGACTCCATGCTCAAGATCTCCATGACCACTCCGAGTGGCGATTCTATCGACCGCCTGCCTGCGTGGATCACCCGCGTCACTCAAGACCTGAATGTCTCTCCAGTTTATGACGCGCGCTTCTGGAACCCGCCGGAGGCGGAGACGTACAAGTTCAAGCACGGACACTCGACCAACCCTGTTGATGGCCTCAAGATCTACGAGGCGCACG TCGGCATCTCCAGTCCTGCTCAGCGTGTGACTACATACAAAGAGTTTGAGAATGACGTTCTGCCACGCATCAAGGCCCTTGGCTACAACACCATTCAAAT GATGGCTGTCATGGAGCATGCTTATTACGCTT CGTTCGGATACCAGGTCACGAGCTTCTTTGCCGCTTCGTCCCGCTACG GCACTCCGGAGGACCTCAAGAGTCTTATTGACAAGGCCCACGGTATGGGCATCACAgtgctcctcgacgtcgtccacTCGCATGCATGCAAGAACATTCTCGATGG ACTCAACATGTTTGACGGAACCGACCACTGTTACTTCCACGAGGGAGCACGGGGCAGACACGACCTGTGGGACTCGCGTCTCTTCAACTATGGCCATCCGGAGGTTCAGCGTTTCCTACTCTCCAACCTTCGTTTCTGGATGGACGAGTTCAAGTTCGATGGTTTCCGCTTCGACGGTGTTACCAGCATGATGTACAAGCACCATGGCATGGGCGTCGGCTTCTCAG GTGGCTACCACGAGTACTTTGGAGATGAcgttgacctcgaggcTATGACCTACCTTATGCTC GCCAACAAGATGATCCACGACTTGTATCCCCATGCCATCACCATTGCGGAGGATGTCTCCGGCATGCCGACGCTGTGTCGCCCTGTTCCAGAGGGTGGTGTTGGCTTTGACTACCGCCTTTCCATGGCCATTCCCGACATGTGGATCAAGATCCTCAAGGAACagtcggacgacgagtgggagaTGGGCAACATTGTCCACACGCTTACCAACCGTCGCCACCTCGAGCGTAGCGTCGCCTACGCCGAGAGCCACGACCAGGCCCTGGTCGGAGACAAGACGCTGGCGTTCTGGCTGATGGACAAGGAGATGT ACGATTTCATGTCCGTTCTCTCTCCTCTTACCCCGATTATCGACCGCGGCCTGGCCCTCCACAAGATGATCCG GTTCATCACCCACGCCCTCGGTGGTGAGGCCTATCTCAACTTTGAGGGTAACGAGTTCGGCCACCCCGA GTGGATGGACTTCCCCCGTGAGGGTAATGGAAACTCGTTCGCccacgctcgtcgccagtTTAACCTTGTTGatgacgacctcctccgtTACAAGTTCCTCAACCGCTTCGATGGTGCCATGAACAACCTGGAGAGCAAATATCGCTGGCTGAGCGCGCCTCAG GCGTACGTTTCCCTCAAGCACGAGGGCGACAAGGTTATTGTCTTTGAGCGGGCCGGTCTGCTCTTCATCTTCAACT TCCACCCTACCAACTCTTTTACCGACTACCGTGTTGGAGTTGACCAGCCTGGCAAGTACCATGTCGTCCTCAACACGGATGATGAAGCTTTCGGCGGCCACTCCCGTGTCGACGGTTCTGGGGAGTACTTCACCACGGATATGGAGTGGAACGGCCGCAGGAACTTTGTTCAGGTCTACATTCCTTCGCGATCCGCTCTCGTTCTTAGCCTGTAA
- a CDS encoding uncharacterized protein (Helicase associated domain (HA2) Add an annotation), with product MGKKKLSLKPVNRGFATTSVQSRKAKQDASTKADTQNGNSNAPQNDTPTRENQPVKSAGQDGQPPSDAAATPAMTIADDWDSEQAIDDALYQGLVERLQEKADKEVTRLVKSLDQEKRFAASFPPLRINDNVRDQVVQYAKEDLCGEGSAVKPWAPATSVVDSDKILLRTEDECRGVGEFVSTNLSKPLMDEPLIDVAPEAPPLSSEAAPDNKFLTVTTPNRSESTSAPEGGSLFQSLEADQSDSSSESEDELNMNKTNESWAMLMLELENLKAAAGTVKGKGKKSKNQIAMETPEMVKIRNKTNRLEKEYMFSKKDADALLKVMRSKRDMKRLEAKLKNIRPPSTTNSVTPAETPPSTSALDSFVSDDGDEEGSLFGNMLDEPEGHVEVEQVANSVINVLSLPVPKQFALVGNTAKNLLRTTTSKSSRPAVISYARLSPNPRVARAGLEIRWSSEKRRVWRMEDIACESVEEAENYVSTLALHDLVVSGDLLPFNWRSMPPAYRDLWDELEQTHTGRELAAKREIWKKMKALVDKKTSGKIGAVGITTSKRTYISTSAVATRPSRPANQVYIDNLQKMYENRIAAPAYQKMRQVRDSLPIAPFRQQILETLERTQVLVFSGETGCGKSTQLPAFILEDQLSKGKPCKIFVTEPRRISAISLAQRVSVELGESPGAMGNASSLVGYSIRLEAKMSPSTRLAFVTNGIALRMLEGGSGSSFDEVTHIVVDEVHERSIESDFLLIVLKQLLEVRKDLKVVLMSATVDAEKISDFFGGCPAMQVPGRTFPVQVQYLEDAVEVAGWHIDESSPYAVWDRNRKTGAKKLEWTEEAAETAEDAEEDEDKPADPTKLSSSTYSARTVATVNLLDSRKIPYDLIVRLLERICFEDPNLQPFSAASLVFMPGLAEIRKLHEELQSHPHFGTREFAIYPLHSSISSEGQSSVFDLPPRGVRKIVISTNIAETGVTIPDITCVIDSGKQREMRYDEKRQLSRLVETYIARSNAKQRRGRAGRVQEGLAFHLFTKARHDNQLAEHPIPEMLRLSLQDLALRIKILKVKMGDTVEEVLMRALDPPSATNIQRAVSALVEVKALTPDEEITPMGRLLSKLPMDVHLGKFLLVAALFRCLDPALTIAATLNSKSPFITPFGFENQATAAKKSFSVGNNDFFTIVNVFDTWRRAHDNASFVRTFCKRNYVSHQNLQQIEELRQQLMAYLIDSSFVEVTPEQKQEIARARYSRGFKTRFVTVPPQLNENAANERILSAALASGLYPKILTLDAAGGLRTISNQQPVSIHPSSINFGLPKREFGSNNLVYYTLMQSKKLYAWETGPIDDRALALLCGDFVDTKLSASSMQIDRKLRFQVDPRSALALKHLRDQLASSMATRFRGRSLSDRQSQWFELALKCLATGVYEDQQTVVVS from the exons ATGGGTAAGAAGAAACTTTCCCTCAAAC CCGTGAATCGTGGCTTTGCAACCACCTCAGTCCAGTCCAGAAAGGCAAAGCAAGATGCGTCCACGAAGGCGGACACACAGAACGGGAACTCCAATGCACCACAGAACGACACTCCGACTCGAGAGAATCAGCCCGTTAAGTCTGCGGGCCAGGACGGCCAGCCACCTTCCGATGCCGCAGCTACCCCAGCAATGACTATTGCGGACGACTGGGACAGCGAGCAGGCGATTGATGATGCTCTCTATCAAGGCCTCGTGGAGCGCCTACAGGAGAAGGCAGACAAGGAGGTCACACGTCTCGTCAAG TCTCTCGACCAGGAAAAGCGGTTCGCTGCTTCATTCCCACCCCTGCGAATCAACGACAACGTCCGCGATCAAGTTGTCCAGTATGCCAAGGAGGATCTCTGTGGAGAGGGCTCTGCAGTGAAGCCCTGGGCTCCTGCAACCTCCGTGGTCGATAGCGACAAGATTCTTCTGCGGAC CGAAGACGAATGCCGTGGTGTTGGCGAGTTTGTCTCTACCAACCTATCCAAGCCGCTCATGGACGAACCGCTCATCGACGTGGCTCCAGAAGCACCTCCTTTGAGCTCCGAAGCCGCGCCTGACAATAAGTTCTTGACTGTGACCACACCCAACAGGTCCGAGAGCACTTCAGCTCCTGAAGGCGGATCGCTGTTCCAGAGCCTCGAGGCTGACCAATCCGACTCTTCTTCCGAATCCGAGGACGAACTGAACATGAACAAGACGAACGAATCTTGGGCGATGCTCATGTTAGAACTTGAGAACCTCAAAGCGGCTGCTGGCACAGTCAAAGGCAAAGGCAAGAAGTCAAAGAACCAGATTGCCATGGAGACGCCCGAGATGGTCAAGATCAGGAACAAGACCAACCGCCTGGAGAAGGAGTATATGTTCAGCAAGAAGGATGCCG ATGCCCTGTTAAAGGTCATGAGGTCGAAGCGGGACATGAAACGCCTTGAGGCGAAACTGAAGAACATTCGCCCACCTTCAACGACAAACTCCGTCACGCCAGCTGAGACACCTCCTTCCACTTCGGCTCTGGACTCATTTGTTTCGGACGACGGGGATGAAGAGGGAAGCCTATTCGGGAACATGCTGGACGAACCGGAAGGGcatgtcgaggttgagcagGTCGCAAACTCGGTCATCAACGTGCTTTCGTTGCCAGTCCCTAAGCAGTTCGCCTTAGTGGGCAACACTGCGAAGAATCTTTTGCGGACTACGACTTCAAAGTCCTCGCGTCCGGCGGTCATCTCATACGCCAGGCTGTCTCCGAACCCCCGCGTCGCCCGTGCTGGTCTGGAAATCCGTTGGTCATCCGAGAAGCGCCGAGTttggaggatggaggacATTGCATGCGAaagcgtcgaggaggcggagaacTACGTCTCGACACTCGCTCTACATGATCTGGTTGTCTCTGGAGATCTGCTTCCATTCAACTGGCGGTCGATGCCGCCTGCATATCGAGACCTGTgggatgagctcgagcagacGCACACAGGCAGAGAGTTGGCTGCGAAACGTGAGATCTGGAAGAAGATGAAGGCCCTGGTCGACAAGAAGACCTCCGGCAAGATCGGTGCAGTGGGCATTACAACATCCAAGCGGACGTATATTTCGACCTCTGCGGTGGCGACACGACCGTCTCGCCCGGCCAACCAAGTATACATCGACAATCTCCAGAAAATGTACGAGAACCGGATCGCCGCACCAGCGTACCAGAAGATGCGCCAAGTCCGAGACTCACTCCCCATTGCGCCCTTCCGACAGCAAATCTTGgagacgctcgagcgcaCGCAGGTGCTCGTGTTCTCTGGTGAGACTGGATGCGGCAAGTCTACGCAGCTTCCAGCCTTCATCCTAGAGGATCAGCTGTCCAAAGGAAAGCCGTGCAAGATCTTCGTAACGGAGCCACGGCGAATCAGCGCCATATCTCTCGCTCAGCGTGTGTCAGTGGAGTTGGGCGAGTCTCCTGGGGCGATGGGCAACGCGTCTTCATTGGTCGGATACTCGATCCGCCTAGAGGCGAAGATGTCGCCCAGCACTCGCCTCGCGTTCGTGACAAACGGTATTGCTCTTCGCATGCTAGAGGGCGGCAGTGGCTCGTCATTCGACGAGGTTACTCATATTGTTGTCGATGAGGTGCACGAACGTTCAATCGAGTCCGACTTTCTCCTCATAGTCCTCaagcagctcctcgaggtgcgCAAGGATCTGAAGGTCGTCCTCATGTCGGCCACTGTGGATGCTGAGAAGATCTCAGACTTTTTCGGAGGCTGCCCAGCCATGCAGGTGCCGGGCCGCACGTTTCCTGTGCAGGTCCAGTatctcgaggacgccgtcgaggtcgcgggGTGGCACATAGACGAGTCGTCGCCTTACGCTGTCTGGGACCGCAACCGTAAGACGGGAGCTAAGAAGCTTGAGTGGACAGAGGAGGCAGCAGAAACAGCCGAGGAcgcagaggaggacgaggacaagccTGCGGACCCTACGAagctgtcgtcgtcaacgtACTCTGCCCGCACAGTCGCAACAGTAAACCTTCTCGATTCGCGAAAAATTCCCTACGATCTCATCGTCCGGCTTCTGGAGCGCATCTGCTTCGAGGACCCTAACCTCCAGCCGTTCTCGGCTGCCAGTCTCGTCTTCATGCCGGGTTTGGCGGAAATTCGAAAGCTGCACGAGGAGTTGCAGAGTCATCCGCACTTTGGGACCAGAGAATTTGCCATCTATCCGCTTCACTCCTCTATCAGCTCCGAGGGTCAGAGCTCGGTGTTCGACCTTCCCCCACGCGGCGTGCGCAAGATTGTTATCT CAACCAACATCGCTGAGACTGGTGTTACAATCCCCGACATCACTTGCGTCATAGACAGTGGAAAGCAGCGAGAGATGCG CTATGATGAGAAGCGTCAACTCTCCCGTCTTGTCGAGACCTACATTGCCCGCAGCAACGCCAAACAGCGCCGTGGACGTGCTGGCCGTGTTCAGGAGGGCTTGGCATTCCATCTCTTCACCAAGGCTCGGCACGACAACCAACTGGCGGAGCACCCCATTCCAGAGATGCTTCGACTATCTCTACAAGATCTTGCCCTGCGGATCAAGATTCTCAAGGTCAAGATGGGTGACACAGTTGAGGAGGTTCTCatgcgcgcgctcgacccgCCGTCTGCAACTAACATCCAACGTGCAGTGTCGGCTTTGGTCGAAGTCAAGGCCCTCACACCTGACGAGGAGATCACCCCAATGGGAAGGCTTCTGAGCAAGCTGCCTATGgacgtccatctcggcaAGTTCCTCTTAGTCGCTGCTCTCTTCCGATGCTTGGACCCGGCTCTCACCATTGCGGCCACTCTCAACTCTAAGAGCCCCTTTATTACGCCATTCGGGTTTGAAAATCAAGCCACTGCCGCGAAGAAGAGCTTCTCCGTTGGTAACAACGATTTCTTCACGATTGTCAACGTGTTTGATACATGGCGCCGTGCCCACGACAACGCAAGCTTTGTTAGGACATTTTGCAAGCGCAACTACGTCTCGCACCAAAACCTGCAGCAGATTGAGGAACTCCGGCAGCAGCTCATGGCGTACCTCATTGACTCAAGCTTTGTCGAGGTTACCCCGGAGCAGAAGCAGGAGATTGCTCG TGCCCGATACTCGCGAGGTTTCAAGACCCGTTTCGTGACCGTTCCACCACAACTGAACGAAAACGCAGCGAACGAGCGCATTCTGAGCGCAGCTCTTGCTTCTGGCCTCTATCCCAAGATCCTGACCCTTGACGCTGCCGGTGGTTTACGCACAATTTCCAATCAGCAGCCTGTCTCGATC CACCCAAGCTCTATTAACTTTGGGTTGCCAAAGCGCGAGTTCGGCTCCAACAACTTGGTTTACTACACCCTCATGCAGTCCAAGAAGCTGTACGCATGGGAGACAGGACCCATCGACGACCGCGCACTTGCATTGCTCTGCGGCGACTTTGTTGACACGAAG CTCTCAGCTTCTTCAATGCAGATTGACCGTAAACTCCGTTTCCAGGTCGACCCCAGGTCGGctctcgcgctcaagcaTCTCCGTGACCAattggcctcgtcgatggcTACGCGCTTCCGTGGGCGCTCGCTCTCAGACCGGCAGTCCCAATGGTTCGAACTTGCTCTAAAATGCCTGGCGACCGGAGTGTATGAGGATCAGCAGACTGTGGTAGTATCGTAG
- a CDS encoding uncharacterized protein (Gamma-glutamyltranspeptidase) translates to MSSFVRLAIVLLAATARASPIAVRSGLEKRWGTCWGYNPGGCPFSDVGTHGAVATEIGTCSAIGVEIMSQGGNAADAIISSALCVGVTAGYHSGIGGGGFMVIRYNNDDGTHAYEQIDFRETMPAAGNETMYSQYGVNQTKSTIGGLAVGVPGEVRAWKLLHDRHGSLPWEKLFEPAINVARNGFPVNYDMAQNLAESSWMLQDEHWSKVYAPHGTLLKEGDTVYSHSIANTLERIAREGPEVFYQNSDIADNIIKAIQSTGGIMTHDDLAGYAPILRETASISYRGKRIFSTTAPSSGAIVLSTLKIFEGLEEPAAKTVESTYLTTHFLVEANKFGYGQRATLGDPAFTSNVSTLEASYLTDEVAAAARALIPRNTTYPGTYYNPANYAPASREGGTSHLAAVDGSGMAISLTTTVNLLWGSRVMTADGIILNNEMDDFSSPGSVNAFGFAANPINFIQPGKRPQSSIASSLVEDESGQVIMATGSAGGSRIITATLQELYNYLDLGLNATECTGHPRWHDQLSGITYFDAPDPNNPIPLVGYDNGTVDYFRRLGYNVSYQDPRSTSTSHAIARLPSGEWLAASDPRKPAGRGQAF, encoded by the exons ATGAGCTCTTTCGTACGGCTTGCTATCGTCCTGCTGGCGGCAACCGCCAGGGCGTCTCCAATCGCTGTCCGCTCTGGACTCGAGAAGCGCTGGGGCACCTGTTGGGGCTATAACCCTGGAGGCTGCCCTTTCAGCGATGTCGGCACCCACGGCGCCGTTGCTACG GAAATCGGGACTTGTTCAGCCATCGGCGTGGAAATCATGAGCCAGGGAGGCAATGCCGCAGATG CTATCATTTCGTCTGCCCTCTGTGTCGGTGTCACCGCTGGCTACCACTCGGGTATCGGAGGA GGGGGCTTCATGGTCATCCGCTACaacaacgacgacggcacCCATGCCTACGAGCAGATCGACTTCCGCGAGACTATGCCGGCGGCTGGTAATGAGACT ATGTATAGCCAGTACGGTGTCAATCAGACGAAGTCCACCATCGGTGGccttgccgtcggcgtTCCAGGCGAGGTTCGCG CTTGGAAGCTCCTCCACGATCGCCATGGATCTCTCCCTTGGGAAAAGCTCTTCGAGCCGGCAATCAATGTGGCTCGGAACGGCTTCCCTGTCAACTACGACATGGCTCAGAACCTGGCTGAGAGCAGCTGGATGCTCCAGGACGAGCACTGGTCCAAGGTCTATGCGCCTCACGGTACCCTTCTCAAGGAAGGCGACACAGTCTACTCTCACTCGATCGCCAACACTCTTGAGCGCATTGCTCGTGAGGGCCCAGAGGTCTTCTACCAGAACTCCGACATCGCTGATAACATCATCAAGGCCATACAGTCTACCGGCGGGATTATGACTCACGACGACCTGGCGGGTTACGCCCCTATTCTCCGTGAGACCGCCTCCATTTCTTATCG CGGGAAAAGGATCTTCTCGACCACAGCTCCCAGCTCTGGTGCCATCGTCCTGTCGACTCTCAAGATCTTTGAGGGCCTGGAGGAGCCCGCTGCCAAGACTGTCGAGTCTACTTATCTCACTACCCACTTCC TCGTTGAGGCCAACAAGTTCGGATACGGCCAACGCGCCACCCTCGGAGACCCGGCTTTCACGTCCAATGTGTCCACCCTCGAGGCCTCGTATCTCACCGACGAAGTGGCTGCCGCCGCTCGTGCTTTGATTCCTCGAAACACCACGTACCCGGGCACATACTACAACCCTGCCAACTATGCCCCTGCTTCAAGGGAAGGTGGAACCAGTCACTTGGCCGCCGTCGATGGCAGTGGGATGGCGATCAGCCTGACCACTACCGTCAACCTCCTTTGGGGCTCGCGAGTCA TGACTGCTGACGGAATCATCCTCAACAATGAAATGGACGATTTCAGCTCCCCCGGTTCCGTGAACGCCTTTGGCTTCGCTGCCAATCCCATCAACTTCATCCAGCCTGGTAAACGGCCCCAATCGAGCATCGCTTCCAGCCTGGTCGAAGACGAGAGCGGCCAGGTCATCATGGCGACAGGATCCGCAGGCGGCTCGCGGATTATTACGGCCACCCTGCAGGAGTTGTACAActacctcgaccttgggctGAACGCAACTGAGTGCACTGGCCA CCCGCGTTGGCATGACCAGCTCTCTGGAATCACCTACTTTGACGCACCCGACCCGAACAACCCGATTCCTCTCGTTGGATATGACAATGGCACCGTCGACTACTTCCGCAGACTCGGTTACAATGTGTCGTACCAGGACCCCCgttcgacctcgacatcgcATGCAATTGCTCGACTACCAAGCGGAGAGTGGCTCGCTGCCAGTGACCCTCGCAAGCCTGCTGGACGCGGCCAAGCATTCTAG
- the TPK2 gene encoding uncharacterized protein (Extension to Ser/Thr-type protein kinases) → MFAKVSDKFHQRRQASNKGGPPSPSTQTSSLGRQTSNPPVQSSPVQAQSPPQSAPVQAPKPAADTSVPMDVEGQQSPPMSSATGTSMSTTSATTQPAINTAAAGQTQEQVQSNRNNSIEMADVSTLSIQPDGRQGSADDDRIREKAREAHEQAAHAQANLHNAAQQARVAAINAAASQAALDASSQTPGSRTPTNNKGTPQTMKKTAGRYALADFAIERTLGTGSFGRVHLVRSKHNGRFYAVKVLNKEKVVKMKQVEHTNSEREMLVRVRHPFLVNLWGTFQDVNNLYMVMDFVAGGELFSLLRKSQRFPNSVAKFYAAEVALSLDYLHSLDIIYRDLKPENILLGADGHVKVTDFGFAKHVPDITWTLCGTPDYLAPEVVQSKGYNKSVDWYALGVLIFEMLAGYPPFFTEDGNPMKLYEKIIAGKVRYPTYFDPLAKELLKNLLIGDLTKRYGNLHAGSGDIFGHGWFAEVDWDKLYRREIPAPYVPKIDGEGDASQFDRYAEADVSAYGKTGTIAGNSKLETNLRGIDPKPTKAN, encoded by the exons ATGTTTGCAAAGGTGTCTGACAAGTTCCACCAACGTCGGCAGGCATCCAACAAAGGCGGGCCTCCTTCGCCGTCAACCCAGACGTCGAGTCTCGGCCGTCAGACGTCCAATCCTCCGGTGCAATCGTCTCCAGTGCAGGCGCAGTCGCCGCCTCAAAGCGCCCCAGTCCAGGCTCCCAAGCCGGCTGCGGACACCTCGGTTCCCATGGATGTTGAGGG CCAGCAGTCTCCGCCCATGTCGTCAGCCACTGGAACATCGATGTCAACTACGTCTGCTACCACTCAACCAGCTATCAACACCGCCGCGGCAGGGCAGACTCAGGAGCAGGTGCAGTCCAACCGCAACAACAGCATCGAGATGGCCGATGTCTCAACCCTCTCCATCCAGCCAGACGGCCGCCAAGGTAGCGCTGATGATGATCGCATCCGCGAGAAGGCCCGCGAGGCCCATGAACAG GCCGCACATGCGCAGGCGAATCTCCACAACGCAGCGCAACAGGCTCGAGTTGCAGCTATCAATGCCGCTGCATCGCAGGCAGCACTCGACGCCTCCAGCCAGACCCCAGGCTCCAGGACGCCAACCAATAATAAGGGCACTCCGCAGACCATGAAGAAGACCGCAGGTCGTTACGCTCTTGCTGACTTTGCCATTGAGAGGAC CCTGGGAACTGGGTCGTTCGGTCGTGTCCACTTAGTGCGTTCCAAGCACAACGGCCGCTTCTACGCTGTCAAGGTCTTGAacaaggagaaggtcgTCAAGATGAAGCAGGTCGAGCACACCAACTCTGAGCGCGAGATGCTCGTACGTGTCCGGCACCCAttcctcgtcaacctctGGGGCACCTTCCAGGACGTCAACAACCTCTACATGGTCATGGACTTTGTGGCTGGCGGAGAGCTGTTCAGCCTGCTCAGGAAGAGCCAG CGTTTCCCCAACTCCGTCGCCAAGTTTTacgcggccgaggtcgcgtTGTCTCTTGACTACCTTCATTCTCTCGACATTATCTACCGTgacctcaagcccgagaACATCCTACTTGGCGCTGACGGACACGTCAAGGTGACCGACTTTGGTTTCGCCAAGCATGTTCCTGACATTACATGGACTCTCTGTGGCACTCCGGACTACT TGGCTCCTGAAGTTGTGCAGTCCAAGGGTTACAACAAGAGTGTCGACTGGTACGCACTGGGTGTCCTGATCTTTGAGATGCTC GCTGGTTACCCGCCTTTCTTCACGGAGGACGGTAACCCTATGAAGCTGTACGAGAAA ATCATTGCAGGCAAGGTCCGCTACCCCACGTACTTTGACCCTCTTGCCAAAGAGCTCCTCAAGAACCTCCTTATTGGCGACCTCACTAAGCGCTACGGAAACCTCCACGCAGGGTCTGGCGACATCTTCGGCCACGGATGGTTCGCTGAGGTCGACTGGGACAAGCTTTACCGCCGCGAGATTCCGGCCCCTTACGTGCCCAAGATCGACGGAGAGGGTGATGCGAGCCA GTTCGATCGCTATGCAGAGGCAGATGTCAGCGCGTATGGCAAAACTGGAACCA TCGCTGGCAATTCCAAACTCGAAACGAACTTAC GTGGGATCGACCCCAAACCCACCAAGGCGAATTAG
- the DPH3 gene encoding uncharacterized protein (G1 phase of mitotic cell cycle-related protein), producing MVSYYDELEIEDFTWDDEAKVYHYPCPCGDRFEISKVQLRDGEEIATCPSCSLIVRVIYDYLDYEDYETSDEEDADAEGYDTPDTTTPPTPAAYKPATDKLTADKSEDNNTSWQGNDSASDARDPSVLEKAIERLDLADSPSVRQT from the exons ATGGTTTCCTATtacgacgagctcgagatcgAAGACTTTACttgggacgacgaggcaaAGGTCTACCACTACCCATGTCCCTGCGGCGACCGTTTCGAGATATCAAAGGTGCAGCTGCGCGACGGTGAGGAGATCGCAACCTGCCCCAGCTGTAGCCTCATCGTTCGCGTCATTTACGACTAC TTGGACTATGAGGACTACGAGACCtcggatgaggaggacgcaGACGCTGAGGGGTACGACACCCCAGACACCACCACTCCCCCCACCCCGGCCGCCTACAAGCCTGCCACTGACAAGCTCACTGCCGACAAGTCGGAGGACAATAACACGTCTTGGCAAGGGAATGATTCCGCTTCCGATGCTAGGGACCCCAGCGTGCTTGAGAAAGCGATTGAACGTCTGGACCTCGCCGACTCTCCATCTGTGAGGCAGACATGa